The Triticum aestivum cultivar Chinese Spring chromosome 7B, IWGSC CS RefSeq v2.1, whole genome shotgun sequence genome window below encodes:
- the LOC123161907 gene encoding arogenate dehydrogenase 2, chloroplastic isoform X2: MASSLRHFACHGSPAAASPTPPPSLLRPFSPDFCALAVLRPIRPAAATPKPPEDATTSTEQEQREQEQQLASPCRGAYEEPSSSPSPSVSSTEAQDPAALRVGIIGFGNFGQFIARGIQRQGHAVLATSRSDYSDYCSAHGIRFFRSLEALCEEQPDVLLVCSSILSTESVVRAIPLAKLRPDTIVADVLSVKQFPRNLLLEILPPEFGIVCTHPMFGPESGKHGWSKLPFVYDKGCRMVEMTCAEHDRHAAGSQFITHTIGRVLAQLNLQSTPINTKGYETLMQLTENTLSDSFDLYYGLFMYNVNATEQMDKLDRAFDDVKQMLYGRLHGVLRKQIVERVPMPGAPSSGSSEGRDSPATNTEEMKPLSPSPCHTFSTVAFSTAKC; this comes from the exons ATGGCTTCCTCCCTTCGCCACTTCGCCTGCCACggctcccccgccgccgcctcgcccacgccgccgccgagcTTGCTGCGCCCCTTCAGCCCCGACTTTTGCGCCCTCGCTGTCCTTCGGCCGATCAGACCGGCCGCCGCGACCCCCAAACCCCCGGAAGACGCCACGACCTCCACCGAGCAGGAGCAACGAGAGCAGGAGCAGCAGCTCGCCTCCCCCTGCCGCGGCGCCTACGAggagccgtcgtcgtcgccgtcgccgtcggtatCCTCGACGGAGGCGCAAGATCCCGCGGCGCTGCGCGTGGGGATCATCGGGTTCGGCAACTTCGGCCAGTTCATCGCCAGGGGCATCCAGCGGCAGGGCCACGCCGTGCTGGCCACCTCCAGATCCGACTACTCCGACTACTGCTCCGCCCACGGGATTCGCTTCTTCAG AAGCTTGGAGGCGCTGTGCGAGGAGCAGCCGGACGTGCTGCTGGTTTGCAGCTCCATCCTCTCCACGGAGTCCGTCGTCCGCGCCATTCCCCTCGCCAAGCTCCGCCCCGACAccatcgtcgccgacgtgctctccGTCAAGCAGTTCCCCCGCAACCTCCTTCTCGAG ATCCTACCGCCGGAGTTCGGCATCGTTTGCACACACCCCATGTTCGGGCCGGAGAGCGGGAAGCACGGCTGGAGCAAGCTCCCCTTCGTCTACGACAAG GGGTGTCGGATGGTGGAGATGACATGCGCAGAGCATGACCGCCATGCTGCGGGAAGCCAGTTCATCACGCATACCATTGGGAG GGTTTTGGCGCAGCTAAACCTCCAGTCCACACCAATCAACACCAAGGGTTACGAGACCCTCATGCAGCTT ACGGAGAACACATTGAGTGACAGTTTCGATCTATACTACGGACTCTTCATGTACAACGTGAATGCAACAGAGCAG ATGGACAAACTAGACAGGGCGTTTGATGATGTGAAGCAGATGCTATACGGCAGGCTGCATGGTGTACTGCGAAAGCAGATCGTAGAGAGGGTCCCCATGCCCGGAGCCCCTTCGTCGGGATCGAGTGAAGGCAGGGACAGTCCTGCTACGAACACAGAAGAGATGAAGCCCCTATCCCCCTCCCCTTGTCATACGTTTTCCACGGTGGCTTTCAGCACCGCAAAATGTTGA
- the LOC123161907 gene encoding arogenate dehydrogenase 2, chloroplastic isoform X1, which yields MASSLRHFACHGSPAAASPTPPPSLLRPFSPDFCALAVLRPIRPAAATPKPPEDATTSTEQEQREQEQQLASPCRGAYEEPSSSPSPSVSSTEAQDPAALRVGIIGFGNFGQFIARGIQRQGHAVLATSRSDYSDYCSAHGIRFFRSLEALCEEQPDVLLVCSSILSTESVVRAIPLAKLRPDTIVADVLSVKQFPRNLLLEILPPEFGIVCTHPMFGPESGKHGWSKLPFVYDKVRLSDEGDQKAKCDQFLSIFEREGCRMVEMTCAEHDRHAAGSQFITHTIGRVLAQLNLQSTPINTKGYETLMQLTENTLSDSFDLYYGLFMYNVNATEQMDKLDRAFDDVKQMLYGRLHGVLRKQIVERVPMPGAPSSGSSEGRDSPATNTEEMKPLSPSPCHTFSTVAFSTAKC from the exons ATGGCTTCCTCCCTTCGCCACTTCGCCTGCCACggctcccccgccgccgcctcgcccacgccgccgccgagcTTGCTGCGCCCCTTCAGCCCCGACTTTTGCGCCCTCGCTGTCCTTCGGCCGATCAGACCGGCCGCCGCGACCCCCAAACCCCCGGAAGACGCCACGACCTCCACCGAGCAGGAGCAACGAGAGCAGGAGCAGCAGCTCGCCTCCCCCTGCCGCGGCGCCTACGAggagccgtcgtcgtcgccgtcgccgtcggtatCCTCGACGGAGGCGCAAGATCCCGCGGCGCTGCGCGTGGGGATCATCGGGTTCGGCAACTTCGGCCAGTTCATCGCCAGGGGCATCCAGCGGCAGGGCCACGCCGTGCTGGCCACCTCCAGATCCGACTACTCCGACTACTGCTCCGCCCACGGGATTCGCTTCTTCAG AAGCTTGGAGGCGCTGTGCGAGGAGCAGCCGGACGTGCTGCTGGTTTGCAGCTCCATCCTCTCCACGGAGTCCGTCGTCCGCGCCATTCCCCTCGCCAAGCTCCGCCCCGACAccatcgtcgccgacgtgctctccGTCAAGCAGTTCCCCCGCAACCTCCTTCTCGAG ATCCTACCGCCGGAGTTCGGCATCGTTTGCACACACCCCATGTTCGGGCCGGAGAGCGGGAAGCACGGCTGGAGCAAGCTCCCCTTCGTCTACGACAAGGTTCGCCTTTCGGATGAAGGAGACCAGAAGGCCAAGTGCGACCAGTTCTTGAGCATCTTTGAGCGGGAG GGGTGTCGGATGGTGGAGATGACATGCGCAGAGCATGACCGCCATGCTGCGGGAAGCCAGTTCATCACGCATACCATTGGGAG GGTTTTGGCGCAGCTAAACCTCCAGTCCACACCAATCAACACCAAGGGTTACGAGACCCTCATGCAGCTT ACGGAGAACACATTGAGTGACAGTTTCGATCTATACTACGGACTCTTCATGTACAACGTGAATGCAACAGAGCAG ATGGACAAACTAGACAGGGCGTTTGATGATGTGAAGCAGATGCTATACGGCAGGCTGCATGGTGTACTGCGAAAGCAGATCGTAGAGAGGGTCCCCATGCCCGGAGCCCCTTCGTCGGGATCGAGTGAAGGCAGGGACAGTCCTGCTACGAACACAGAAGAGATGAAGCCCCTATCCCCCTCCCCTTGTCATACGTTTTCCACGGTGGCTTTCAGCACCGCAAAATGTTGA